One segment of Pseudomonas sp. FP2196 DNA contains the following:
- the pcaD gene encoding 3-oxoadipate enol-lactonase yields the protein MAFVQLADGELHYQIEGPVDAPVLVLSNSLGTDLHMWDAQMPAFTEHFRVLRFDTRGHGQSLVTPGPYSIEQLGHDVLGLLDALHIERAHFCGLSMGGLIGQWLGINAGHRLNKLIVCNTAAKIGDPSVWNPRIETVLRDGAAAMVALRDASIARWFTPDFSAAHPAAAKQITDMLAATHPEGYAANCAAVRDADFRDQLGAINVPLLVIAGTEDAVTPPSGGHFIQEHVRGAEYAEFYAAHLSNVQAGADFSDRVLAFLQAK from the coding sequence GTGGCTTTCGTTCAACTCGCCGATGGCGAACTGCACTATCAAATTGAAGGTCCGGTCGATGCGCCGGTGCTGGTGCTGTCCAACTCTCTGGGCACTGATCTGCACATGTGGGACGCGCAGATGCCGGCATTTACCGAGCACTTTCGCGTGCTGCGTTTCGACACGCGCGGCCACGGCCAATCGCTGGTGACGCCGGGACCGTACAGCATTGAGCAATTGGGTCACGACGTGCTTGGCTTGCTGGATGCGCTGCACATCGAGCGTGCGCATTTCTGCGGACTGTCGATGGGGGGCCTGATTGGCCAGTGGCTGGGGATCAATGCTGGTCATCGTCTGAACAAGCTGATCGTCTGCAACACGGCGGCAAAAATCGGCGATCCGTCGGTGTGGAATCCACGCATCGAAACCGTGCTGCGCGACGGCGCGGCAGCGATGGTGGCCCTGCGTGACGCGTCGATTGCGCGTTGGTTTACTCCGGACTTTTCTGCGGCCCATCCAGCAGCGGCCAAGCAGATCACCGACATGCTCGCGGCCACTCATCCTGAAGGCTACGCGGCCAATTGCGCGGCAGTGCGTGATGCGGATTTCCGCGATCAGTTAGGCGCGATCAACGTGCCGCTGCTGGTGATCGCCGGCACTGAAGACGCTGTGACACCGCCGTCCGGCGGGCATTTCATTCAGGAGCATGTGCGCGGCGCCGAGTACGCCGAGTTCTATGCGGCGCATTTGTCCAACGTGCAGGCCGGCGCTGATTTCAGTGATCGCGTGTTGGCGTTTTTGCAGGCTAAGTGA
- the emhC gene encoding efflux RND transporter outer membrane subunit EmhC produces MSKSLLSLAVAAFVLSGCSLIPDYQQPEAPVAGQYPQGPAYSPAQAPAQAAAEQGWKQFFHDPALQQLIQVSLENNRDLRVAALNIDAYAAQYRIQRADLFPAVSANASGSRQRVPARASQTGEAGITSSYSATVGISAYELDLFGRVRSLSEQALQQYFATEEARRSTQISLVASVANAYLTWQADKELLKLTQDTLGAFEESYKLTSRSNEVGVASALDLAQSRTSVENARAQLARYTRQVAQDENSLTLLLGTGIPANLQTAKPLADDLLSDVPAGLPSDLLQRRPDILQAEYNLKAANANIGAARAAFFPSISLTANAGSLSPDLSGLFKGGSGTWLFQPQINLPIFNAGSLRASLDYAKIQKDIGVANYEKAIQTGFQEVADGLAARQTYTEQLQAQRDFVQANQDYYRLAERRYRIGVDSNLTFLDAQRQLFSAQQALITDRLAQLTSAVNLYKALGGGWNAQTAQNEPLKEEAPKMKLF; encoded by the coding sequence ATGAGCAAGTCGCTACTCTCCCTCGCAGTCGCCGCCTTCGTGCTGAGCGGTTGCTCGCTGATACCTGATTATCAGCAGCCTGAGGCTCCGGTCGCAGGCCAGTACCCACAGGGCCCGGCGTATTCGCCGGCCCAGGCACCGGCGCAGGCCGCTGCCGAGCAGGGCTGGAAGCAGTTTTTCCACGACCCTGCCCTGCAACAGCTGATCCAGGTTTCGCTGGAAAACAACCGCGACCTGCGTGTCGCGGCGCTGAACATCGACGCCTACGCGGCTCAATACCGCATCCAGCGTGCCGACCTGTTCCCGGCGGTTTCGGCCAATGCCAGCGGCAGCCGTCAGCGGGTGCCGGCGCGTGCCTCGCAAACCGGTGAAGCGGGCATCACCAGTTCCTACTCCGCCACTGTCGGCATCAGTGCCTACGAACTCGACCTGTTCGGTCGGGTTCGCAGCCTGAGCGAACAAGCGCTGCAACAATACTTCGCCACTGAAGAGGCACGCCGCAGCACCCAGATCAGTCTGGTTGCCAGCGTCGCCAACGCCTACCTGACCTGGCAAGCCGACAAGGAACTGCTGAAGCTGACGCAAGACACCCTCGGTGCCTTCGAAGAAAGCTACAAGCTGACCAGTCGCAGCAACGAAGTCGGTGTCGCCTCGGCGCTGGATCTGGCGCAGTCGCGTACATCGGTGGAAAACGCTCGTGCACAACTGGCGCGTTACACCCGCCAGGTCGCGCAGGACGAAAACAGCCTGACCCTGCTGCTCGGCACCGGTATCCCGGCCAATCTGCAAACGGCCAAACCGTTGGCCGATGACCTGCTCAGCGACGTGCCGGCCGGTCTGCCATCGGATCTGCTGCAACGTCGTCCGGACATCCTTCAGGCCGAATACAACCTGAAGGCCGCCAACGCCAACATCGGCGCGGCACGTGCAGCGTTTTTCCCGAGCATCAGCCTGACCGCCAACGCGGGCAGCCTGAGCCCGGACCTGTCCGGCCTGTTCAAGGGTGGTTCGGGGACGTGGTTGTTCCAGCCGCAGATCAACCTGCCGATCTTCAACGCCGGCAGCCTGCGCGCCAGCCTCGACTACGCCAAGATCCAGAAGGACATCGGCGTGGCGAACTACGAGAAGGCGATTCAAACCGGCTTCCAGGAAGTTGCCGACGGCCTGGCCGCGCGCCAGACCTACACCGAGCAGTTGCAGGCGCAGCGTGACTTCGTGCAGGCCAACCAGGATTACTACCGCCTGGCCGAGCGTCGCTATCGCATCGGTGTCGACAGCAACCTGACCTTCCTCGATGCTCAGCGTCAGTTGTTCAGCGCGCAACAAGCACTGATCACCGACCGCCTCGCGCAGCTGACCAGTGCGGTCAACCTGTACAAGGCCCTGGGTGGTGGCTGGAATGCGCAGACCGCGCAGAACGAACCGCTGAAAGAAGAAGCACCGAAGATGAAGTTGTTCTGA
- the pcaC gene encoding 4-carboxymuconolactone decarboxylase, which produces MDEKQRYDDGMQVRRAVLGDAHVDRSLTTLTEFNSEFQEMITRHAWGDIWTRPGLPRHTRSLITIAMLIGMNREGELKLHLRAAANNGVSRGEIKEVIMQSAIYCGIPAANATFHLAESVWDELGVESRD; this is translated from the coding sequence GTGGACGAGAAACAACGTTACGACGATGGCATGCAGGTACGCCGCGCGGTATTGGGCGATGCTCATGTCGATCGCAGCCTGACCACACTGACCGAGTTCAACTCGGAATTCCAAGAGATGATCACCCGTCACGCCTGGGGCGATATCTGGACACGTCCGGGTTTGCCTCGGCACACCCGCAGCCTGATCACCATCGCCATGCTGATTGGCATGAACCGCGAGGGTGAGCTGAAACTGCACCTGCGTGCGGCAGCCAATAACGGCGTGAGCCGTGGTGAGATCAAGGAAGTGATCATGCAGAGCGCGATCTATTGCGGGATTCCGGCGGCGAATGCCACTTTTCACTTGGCGGAATCGGTGTGGGATGAGCTGGGTGTTGAGTCCCGGGATTGA
- a CDS encoding alkene reductase — protein sequence MATIFDPIKLGDVELSNRIIMAPLTRCRADEGRVPNALMAEYYVQRASAGLILSEATSVTPMGVGYPDTPGIWSNDQVRGWANVTKAIHGAGGKIFLQLWHVGRVSHPSYLNGDAPVAPSAIQPKGHVSLVRPLADYPTPRALETAEIADIVDAYRTGAENAKAAGFDGVEIHGANGYLLDQFLQSSTNQRTDNYGGSLENRARLLLEVTDAAIEVWGAGRVGVHLAPRADSHDMGDDNLAETFTYVARELGKRGIAFICSREKEGTDSLGPQLKEAFGGPYIANERFTKDSANEWLASGKADAVAFGVPFIANPDLPARLKADAPLNDARPELFYAKGPVGYIDYPTL from the coding sequence ATGGCAACTATTTTCGATCCGATCAAACTGGGCGACGTTGAGCTGTCCAATCGCATCATCATGGCACCGCTGACCCGCTGCCGCGCCGACGAAGGCCGCGTGCCGAACGCGCTGATGGCCGAGTACTACGTGCAGCGCGCCTCCGCCGGCCTGATCCTCAGCGAAGCGACTTCGGTGACGCCGATGGGCGTCGGCTACCCGGACACCCCGGGCATCTGGTCCAACGATCAAGTGCGCGGGTGGGCCAACGTGACCAAAGCCATTCACGGCGCTGGCGGCAAGATCTTCCTGCAACTGTGGCACGTCGGCCGGGTCTCCCACCCGTCGTACCTGAACGGCGATGCGCCGGTCGCGCCAAGCGCCATCCAGCCTAAGGGCCACGTCAGCCTGGTGCGCCCATTGGCCGACTACCCAACCCCGCGTGCACTGGAAACCGCTGAGATCGCCGACATCGTCGACGCCTACCGCACCGGTGCCGAAAACGCCAAAGCCGCCGGTTTCGACGGCGTGGAAATCCACGGTGCCAACGGCTACCTGCTCGACCAGTTCCTGCAAAGCAGCACCAACCAGCGCACCGACAACTACGGCGGCTCCCTGGAAAACCGTGCCCGCCTGCTGCTGGAAGTGACTGACGCGGCCATCGAAGTCTGGGGCGCCGGGCGTGTCGGTGTGCACCTGGCACCACGCGCCGACTCCCATGACATGGGCGACGACAATCTGGCTGAAACCTTCACTTACGTGGCTCGCGAGCTGGGCAAACGTGGCATCGCCTTCATCTGCTCCCGCGAGAAAGAAGGCACCGACAGCCTCGGCCCGCAACTCAAAGAAGCTTTTGGCGGCCCGTACATCGCCAACGAGCGCTTCACCAAGGACAGCGCCAACGAATGGCTGGCCAGCGGCAAGGCTGACGCCGTGGCGTTCGGTGTGCCGTTCATTGCCAACCCGGATCTGCCGGCTCGCTTGAAAGCGGATGCGCCGTTGAATGATGCGCGTCCAGAGCTGTTCTATGCGAAAGGCCCGGTGGGTTATATCGACTATCCGACGCTGTAA
- the emhA gene encoding efflux RND transporter periplasmic adaptor subunit EmhA, with protein sequence MQFKPAVTALVTAVALASLLSGCKKEEAAPAAPPPQVGVVTLQPQAFTLTSELPGRTSAFRIAEVRPQVNGIILKRLFKEGGDVKAGQQLYQIDPSVYEATLKSAEANLRSTKSISDRYKQLVDEQAVSRQEYDTAVSNRMESEASLQSAQINVRYTKVYAPISGRIGRSSVTEGALVSNGQTDAMAVIQQLDPIYVDVTQSSVELLELRRELESGRLQKAGDNSAAVKLTLEDGSQYKLDGKLEFSEVTVDPTTGSVTLRAVFPNPDHTLLPGMFVRAQLQAGVNAAAILAPQQGVTRDLKGTPTALVVGADNKVELRQLKASRTVGSQWLIEDGLKAGDRLITEGLQYVRPGVQVNPSEATNVGTKNPAPAQAADKAAGGKGE encoded by the coding sequence ATGCAATTCAAGCCAGCTGTTACCGCTCTGGTCACTGCCGTCGCCCTGGCATCGCTGCTCAGCGGATGTAAAAAGGAAGAAGCGGCCCCAGCCGCTCCGCCTCCTCAGGTCGGCGTCGTCACCCTGCAACCACAAGCGTTTACCCTCACGTCCGAACTGCCGGGCCGCACCAGTGCGTTCCGCATCGCGGAAGTTCGACCGCAGGTCAACGGCATCATTCTCAAGCGTCTGTTCAAGGAAGGCGGCGACGTCAAAGCCGGCCAGCAGCTGTATCAGATCGATCCGTCGGTCTATGAAGCGACCCTGAAAAGCGCCGAAGCCAACCTGCGTTCGACCAAGTCGATCTCCGACCGCTACAAGCAACTGGTCGATGAGCAGGCTGTCAGCCGTCAGGAATACGACACCGCCGTATCCAACCGGATGGAATCGGAAGCGTCCTTGCAGAGCGCGCAGATCAACGTGCGTTACACCAAGGTCTACGCGCCGATCTCCGGGCGTATCGGCCGTTCTTCTGTGACTGAAGGTGCGCTGGTCAGCAATGGCCAGACCGACGCCATGGCCGTGATCCAGCAGCTGGACCCGATCTACGTCGACGTCACCCAGTCCTCGGTGGAATTGCTGGAACTGCGCCGCGAGCTGGAAAGCGGTCGTCTGCAGAAGGCCGGCGACAACTCGGCGGCGGTCAAACTGACTTTGGAGGACGGCAGCCAGTACAAGCTCGACGGTAAGCTGGAATTCTCCGAAGTCACGGTCGACCCGACTACCGGCTCCGTGACCCTGCGTGCGGTATTCCCGAACCCGGATCACACCCTGCTGCCGGGCATGTTCGTCCGCGCCCAGTTGCAGGCCGGCGTCAACGCCGCCGCCATTCTGGCGCCGCAACAGGGCGTGACCCGCGACCTCAAAGGCACCCCGACCGCACTGGTCGTCGGCGCCGACAACAAGGTTGAACTGCGTCAGCTCAAGGCCAGCCGCACCGTCGGCAGCCAGTGGCTGATCGAAGACGGCCTCAAGGCCGGCGATCGTCTGATCACCGAAGGGCTGCAATATGTCCGTCCTGGTGTGCAGGTGAACCCGAGCGAAGCGACTAACGTAGGCACCAAGAACCCGGCCCCCGCTCAAGCAGCTGATAAAGCCGCTGGCGGCAAAGGGGAGTAA
- the emhR gene encoding efflux system transcriptional repressor EmhR, which yields MVRRTKEEAQETRSQILEAAEKAFYERGVARTTLADIATMAGVTRGAIYWHFSNKADLVQAMLDSLHEPLDELAKASESEDELDPLGCMRKLLIHLFHQVALDPKTRRINEILFHKCEFTDEMCDLRQQRRAASLDCNLRIGLTLRNAVNRGQLPDDLDTARAAISIHAYIDGLLYGWLLAPDSFELHAEAERWVDTGLDMLRLSPSLRK from the coding sequence ATGGTCCGTCGTACCAAAGAGGAAGCTCAAGAAACCCGCAGCCAGATTCTGGAAGCGGCGGAGAAAGCCTTCTATGAAAGAGGCGTGGCCCGCACGACCCTGGCGGATATCGCGACAATGGCCGGTGTCACTCGCGGCGCCATCTATTGGCATTTCAGCAACAAGGCCGATCTGGTCCAGGCCATGCTCGACAGCTTGCATGAGCCGCTGGATGAACTGGCCAAAGCCAGTGAAAGCGAAGACGAACTCGACCCGCTGGGCTGCATGCGCAAATTGCTGATTCATTTGTTTCATCAAGTTGCGCTGGATCCGAAGACCCGACGCATCAACGAAATTCTGTTTCATAAGTGCGAGTTCACCGATGAAATGTGCGATTTGCGCCAGCAGCGCCGGGCGGCCAGTCTCGATTGCAATCTGCGTATCGGGCTGACCCTGCGTAATGCGGTGAATCGCGGTCAGTTGCCGGACGATCTCGACACTGCCCGCGCAGCCATCAGCATTCATGCTTATATCGATGGCCTTCTGTATGGATGGCTGTTGGCGCCGGACAGCTTTGAGCTGCATGCCGAAGCCGAGCGTTGGGTCGATACAGGGCTGGACATGCTGCGCCTGAGCCCCAGCCTGCGCAAATGA
- a CDS encoding methyltransferase domain-containing protein has protein sequence MITRLNATPDWDAQAYQQFSRLRQRPVNELLDRVDLDNPKRIYDLGCGTGIATQLLAQRWPSAQLHGVDSSAQMLNEARCLPIKASWKHCDLLDWRPEQPADLLLAAAVLHFIDGHDTLLPRLLGQLNPGGCLAAHMPDWRDALWYRLMLETLNDAGPGGTPLGSAQLRERMAARPLLALEDYYRLLAPMTQALDIWETEQLQVVGGKSPVYDWVKVSALRPVMQALNSEEQARFIYRYLMRVHKHYPQEANGSTLFPFKRIFIVATV, from the coding sequence ATGATCACCCGACTCAACGCAACACCTGACTGGGACGCCCAGGCGTACCAGCAATTTTCCCGTCTCAGGCAACGGCCGGTCAACGAACTGCTTGACCGTGTCGACCTGGATAATCCCAAACGTATTTATGACCTCGGTTGCGGCACCGGCATCGCTACACAACTGTTGGCCCAGCGCTGGCCCAGCGCGCAATTGCACGGTGTCGACAGCTCTGCGCAAATGCTCAACGAGGCCCGCTGCCTGCCGATCAAAGCCTCATGGAAACACTGTGACTTGCTCGACTGGCGGCCCGAACAACCGGCCGACCTGCTCCTCGCCGCCGCTGTTCTGCACTTCATTGATGGCCACGACACCTTGCTGCCGCGCCTGCTCGGCCAACTCAACCCAGGGGGTTGCCTGGCGGCGCATATGCCCGACTGGCGCGATGCGTTGTGGTATCGGCTGATGCTCGAAACCCTCAATGACGCAGGCCCCGGCGGAACACCGCTGGGCAGCGCACAACTGCGTGAGCGCATGGCGGCGCGGCCGTTGCTGGCGCTGGAGGATTACTACCGCTTGCTCGCGCCAATGACCCAAGCGCTGGATATCTGGGAGACCGAGCAATTGCAGGTGGTTGGCGGTAAATCGCCGGTGTATGACTGGGTGAAAGTGTCGGCATTGCGGCCAGTGATGCAGGCACTGAACTCAGAGGAACAGGCGCGTTTCATTTATCGCTACCTGATGCGTGTGCATAAACATTATCCGCAGGAGGCGAACGGGTCTACGTTGTTCCCGTTCAAGCGGATCTTCATTGTCGCCACGGTTTGA
- a CDS encoding OprD family porin: protein MTHPTAPYALPSLIALALAGAALPAAAEEAGFVEGAKVNLNLRNFYINRNFTNPTKAQGKAEEWTQSFILDAKSGFTQGTVGFGMDVLGLYSVKLDGGKGTGGTQLLPLDHDGRPADNFGRTNVAFKAKLSQTEVKVGEWMPVLPILRSDDGRSLPQTFRGGQITSKEIDGLTLYGGQFRANSPRDDSSMSDMSMTGKAAFTSDRFNFQGGEYVFNEKRTQIGLWNAELKDIYSQQYVNLIHSQPLGDWTLGANLGFFYGKDDGSARAGDLDNKTWSGLFSARYGGNTFYVGLQKLTGDSAWMRVNGTSGGTLANDSYNASYDNAQERSWQVRHDYNFVALGIPGLTLMNRYISGDNVHTGTITDGKEWGRESELGYTVQSGTLKDLNVRWRNSTMRRDFSNNEFDENRLIVSYPISLL, encoded by the coding sequence ATGACACATCCCACTGCGCCGTACGCATTACCCAGCCTGATCGCGCTTGCACTGGCCGGCGCCGCCCTGCCCGCCGCAGCCGAGGAAGCCGGTTTTGTCGAAGGCGCCAAGGTCAACCTGAACCTGCGCAACTTCTACATCAACCGCAACTTCACCAACCCGACCAAGGCTCAGGGCAAGGCTGAGGAGTGGACGCAGAGTTTCATTCTCGACGCCAAATCCGGTTTCACCCAAGGCACCGTCGGTTTCGGCATGGACGTACTCGGTTTGTATTCGGTGAAGCTCGACGGCGGCAAAGGCACCGGCGGCACCCAGTTGCTGCCGCTGGATCATGACGGCCGCCCGGCGGACAATTTCGGCCGCACTAACGTCGCCTTCAAAGCCAAACTGTCGCAGACCGAAGTGAAGGTCGGCGAATGGATGCCAGTGCTGCCGATCCTGCGTTCGGACGATGGTCGCTCGCTGCCGCAAACCTTCCGTGGCGGCCAGATCACCTCGAAGGAAATCGACGGTCTGACCCTCTACGGCGGCCAGTTCCGCGCCAACAGCCCGCGCGACGACAGCAGCATGAGCGACATGTCGATGACCGGCAAAGCCGCGTTCACTTCCGATCGCTTCAACTTCCAGGGTGGCGAATATGTGTTCAACGAAAAACGCACACAGATCGGCCTATGGAACGCCGAACTCAAGGACATCTACAGCCAGCAATACGTCAACCTGATCCACAGCCAGCCACTCGGCGACTGGACGCTAGGCGCCAACCTCGGCTTTTTCTACGGGAAGGATGACGGCAGTGCCCGCGCCGGTGATCTGGACAACAAGACCTGGTCCGGCCTGTTCTCGGCCAGATACGGCGGCAACACCTTCTACGTCGGCCTGCAAAAACTCACCGGCGACAGCGCGTGGATGCGCGTCAACGGCACCAGCGGCGGGACGCTGGCCAACGACAGCTACAACGCCAGTTACGACAATGCGCAGGAACGCTCATGGCAGGTGCGTCACGACTACAACTTTGTCGCCCTCGGCATTCCCGGCCTGACCCTGATGAACCGCTACATCAGCGGCGACAACGTGCACACCGGGACCATCACCGACGGCAAGGAATGGGGCCGCGAATCGGAACTGGGCTACACCGTGCAAAGCGGCACGCTCAAGGATCTGAACGTCAGATGGCGCAACTCGACCATGCGCCGCGATTTCAGCAACAACGAGTTCGATGAGAACCGTTTGATCGTCAGCTATCCGATCAGCCTGCTGTAA
- the emhB gene encoding efflux RND transporter permease subunit EmhB translates to MSKFFIDRPIFAWVIALVIMLVGALSILKLPINQYPSIAPPAIAISVTYPGASAQTVQDTVVQVIEQQLNGIDNLRYVSSESNSDGSMTITATFEQGTNSDTAQVQVQNKLNLATPLLPQEVQQQGIRVTKAVKNFLLVIGVVSRDGSMTKDDLSNYIVSNMQDPISRTAGVGDFQVFGAQYAMRIWLDPAKLNKYNLTPSDVSTAISAQNVQVSSGQLGGLPALPGQQLNATIIGKTRLQTAEQFKAILLKVNQDGSQVRVGDVADVGLGGENSSISAQFNGSPASGLAVKLANGANALDTAKALRKTIDDLKPFFPQGMEVVFPYDTTPVVTESIKGVVETLVEAIVLVFLVMFLFLQNFRATVITTMTVPVVLLGTFGILAAAGFSINTLTMFGMVLAIGLLVDDAIVVVENVERVMAEEGLSPKEATKKSMGQIQGALVGIALVLSAVLLPMAFFSGSTGVIYKQFSITIVSAMALSVLVALIFTPALCATMLKPIAKGEHGTPKKGFFGWFNRNFDRGVRSYERGVGNMLQRKAPYLLAYLLIVVGMIWLFTRIPTAFLPEEDQGVLFAQVQTPAGSSAERTQVVIDEMRTYLLDKEAGAVSSVFTVNGFNFAGRGQSSGLAFIMLKPWDERDAGNSVFALAQRAQQHFFSFRDAMVFAFAPPAVLELGNATGFDVFLQDRAGIGHEKLMEARNQFLGLAAQSKVLYQVRPNGLNDEPQYHLEIDDEKAQALGLSLSDINSTLSISFGSSYVNDFIDRGRVKKVYVQGQAGARMSPEDLKKWYVRNSAGTMVPFSAFAKGEWIYGSPKLARYNGVEAMEVLGSPAPGYSTGDAMAEVEAIAKKLPAGVGISWTGLSYEERLSGSQAPALYALSLLMVFLCLAALYESWSIPIAVMLVVPLGIIGALMATSLRGLSNDVYFQVGLLTTIGLAAKNAILIVEFAKELHEQGRSLRDAAIEACRMRLRPIIMTSLAFVLGVVPLAISTGAGSGSQHAIGTGVIGGMLTATILAIFWVPLFFVTVSSIGQRKNADQDETKETPKEAGQ, encoded by the coding sequence ATGTCGAAATTCTTTATCGACCGTCCGATTTTCGCCTGGGTAATAGCCCTGGTGATCATGCTGGTCGGGGCACTATCGATCCTCAAGTTGCCGATCAACCAGTACCCGAGCATTGCGCCACCGGCCATTGCGATCTCCGTGACCTACCCGGGTGCTTCGGCGCAAACCGTGCAGGACACCGTGGTTCAGGTGATCGAGCAACAACTCAACGGTATCGACAATCTGCGTTATGTGTCGTCGGAAAGTAACTCCGACGGCAGCATGACCATCACCGCGACCTTCGAGCAAGGCACCAACTCCGACACCGCGCAGGTTCAGGTTCAGAACAAGCTGAACCTGGCCACCCCGCTGTTGCCGCAGGAAGTGCAGCAACAAGGTATCCGCGTGACCAAGGCAGTGAAAAACTTCCTGCTGGTGATCGGCGTGGTGTCGCGTGACGGCAGCATGACCAAGGACGACCTGTCCAACTACATCGTGTCGAACATGCAGGATCCGATCTCGCGCACCGCCGGTGTCGGTGACTTCCAGGTCTTCGGTGCCCAGTACGCGATGCGCATCTGGCTCGACCCGGCCAAGTTGAACAAGTACAACCTGACCCCGTCTGACGTCAGCACCGCGATCTCGGCGCAGAACGTTCAGGTGTCTTCCGGTCAGCTCGGCGGTTTGCCAGCGCTGCCTGGCCAGCAACTGAACGCCACGATCATCGGCAAGACCCGTCTGCAAACTGCCGAGCAGTTCAAGGCGATTCTGCTGAAGGTCAACCAGGACGGTTCGCAAGTCCGTGTCGGCGACGTCGCTGACGTGGGCCTGGGTGGTGAAAACTCCAGCATCTCTGCTCAGTTCAACGGCAGTCCGGCTTCCGGTCTGGCGGTAAAACTGGCCAACGGCGCCAACGCCCTCGACACCGCCAAAGCGCTGCGCAAGACGATTGATGACCTCAAGCCATTCTTCCCGCAAGGCATGGAAGTGGTGTTCCCATATGACACCACTCCGGTAGTGACCGAGTCGATCAAGGGTGTGGTTGAAACCCTGGTCGAAGCGATCGTGCTGGTGTTCCTGGTGATGTTCCTGTTCCTGCAGAACTTCCGCGCCACCGTCATCACCACGATGACCGTGCCGGTGGTATTGCTGGGTACGTTCGGCATCCTTGCCGCCGCAGGCTTCAGCATCAACACCCTGACCATGTTCGGTATGGTGCTGGCCATCGGCTTGCTGGTGGACGACGCCATTGTTGTGGTGGAAAACGTCGAGCGGGTGATGGCCGAAGAAGGCCTGTCACCGAAGGAAGCGACCAAGAAGTCCATGGGCCAGATCCAGGGCGCCCTGGTGGGTATCGCCCTTGTTCTGTCGGCGGTACTGCTGCCGATGGCGTTCTTCAGCGGTTCCACCGGTGTGATTTATAAGCAGTTCTCGATCACCATCGTCTCGGCCATGGCCCTGTCGGTACTGGTTGCACTGATCTTCACCCCGGCGCTGTGCGCCACCATGCTCAAGCCCATTGCGAAAGGTGAGCACGGCACGCCGAAAAAAGGCTTCTTCGGCTGGTTCAACCGCAATTTCGACCGCGGCGTCAGAAGCTATGAGCGCGGTGTCGGCAACATGCTGCAGCGCAAGGCTCCGTATCTGCTGGCGTACTTGCTGATCGTCGTCGGCATGATCTGGCTGTTCACCCGCATTCCAACCGCGTTCCTGCCGGAAGAAGATCAGGGCGTATTGTTCGCTCAGGTGCAAACCCCGGCCGGTTCCAGTGCCGAACGTACCCAAGTCGTGATCGACGAGATGCGTACCTACCTGCTGGATAAAGAAGCGGGCGCGGTGTCCTCGGTGTTTACCGTGAACGGCTTCAACTTTGCCGGTCGTGGTCAGAGCTCCGGTCTGGCGTTCATCATGCTCAAACCGTGGGACGAGCGTGACGCTGGCAACAGCGTGTTCGCTCTCGCACAGCGTGCCCAGCAACACTTCTTCAGCTTCCGCGACGCGATGGTGTTTGCTTTCGCCCCGCCCGCGGTACTGGAGTTGGGTAACGCCACCGGTTTCGACGTGTTCTTGCAAGACCGTGCCGGTATCGGTCACGAAAAACTGATGGAAGCGCGTAACCAGTTCCTCGGCCTCGCGGCACAGAGCAAGGTGCTCTACCAAGTGCGTCCGAACGGCCTGAACGACGAACCGCAATACCATCTGGAAATCGACGACGAGAAAGCCCAGGCCCTTGGCTTGAGCCTCTCCGACATCAACAGCACTCTGTCGATCTCCTTCGGTAGTAGCTACGTCAACGACTTCATCGACCGTGGTCGGGTGAAGAAGGTCTACGTGCAGGGTCAGGCCGGTGCTCGCATGAGCCCTGAAGACTTGAAGAAATGGTACGTGCGCAACAGCGCCGGAACCATGGTGCCGTTCTCCGCTTTCGCCAAGGGCGAGTGGATCTACGGTTCGCCGAAACTGGCCCGATATAACGGCGTGGAAGCGATGGAGGTGCTCGGTTCTCCGGCACCGGGTTATTCCACCGGTGATGCGATGGCCGAAGTCGAAGCGATTGCCAAGAAGTTGCCGGCCGGTGTCGGTATCTCCTGGACTGGTCTGTCCTATGAGGAACGCCTGTCCGGCTCGCAAGCGCCAGCGCTGTACGCCCTGTCGCTGCTGATGGTGTTCCTGTGTCTGGCGGCGCTGTATGAAAGCTGGTCGATTCCGATCGCGGTCATGCTCGTGGTGCCGTTGGGGATCATCGGTGCGCTGATGGCCACCAGCCTGCGCGGTCTGTCCAACGACGTGTACTTCCAGGTGGGCCTGTTGACGACCATCGGTCTTGCGGCTAAAAACGCCATTCTGATCGTCGAATTCGCCAAAGAGCTGCACGAGCAAGGGCGCAGTCTGCGCGATGCCGCGATTGAAGCGTGCCGCATGCGTCTGCGACCGATCATCATGACGTCGCTGGCCTTCGTGCTCGGTGTTGTACCGTTGGCGATCTCCACGGGCGCCGGTTCAGGCAGTCAACATGCGATCGGTACTGGCGTAATTGGCGGTATGCTCACGGCCACGATCCTGGCGATCTTCTGGGTCCCACTGTTCTTCGTCACGGTTTCGTCCATAGGCCAGCGCAAAAACGCCGACCAGGATGAAACTAAAGAAACTCCTAAAGAGGCTGGCCAATGA